The Manis javanica isolate MJ-LG chromosome 4, MJ_LKY, whole genome shotgun sequence genome contains a region encoding:
- the TIE1 gene encoding tyrosine-protein kinase receptor Tie-1 isoform X3 — MVWLVPPWLLPILFLASHVGAAGDLTLLADLRLTEPQRFFLTCVSGEAGAVRGSDPWGAPLLLEKDDRIVRTPRPWQPPHLARNGSHQISLRGFSQPSDLVGVFSCVGGAGPRRTRVIYVHNNPGAHLLPDKVTHTVNRGDTAVLSARVRKVKQTDVIWKSNGSYFHTLDWHEAQDGWFLLHLTNVQPPSSGIYSATYLEASPLGSAFFRLIVRGCEAGLWGPGCAKECPGCLHGGVCHDQDGECVCPPGFTGTRCEQACREGRFGQSCQEQCPGTSGCRGLTFCLPDPYGCSCGSGWRGSQCQEACAPGHFGADCRLQCQCQNGGTCDRFSGCVCPSGWHGMHCEKSDRIPQILDVASELEFNLETMPRINCAAAGNPFPVRGSMELRKPDGTVLLSTKAIVEPDRTTAEFEVPPLALGDSGLWECRVSTSGGQDSRRFRVNVKVPPVALTAPRLLAKQSRQLVVSPLVSFSGDGPIASVRLHYRSQDSTRAWSTIVVDPSENVTLMNLRPKTEYSVRVQLSRPGEGGEGGWGPPSLMTTDCPEPLLQPWLEGWHVEGPDRLRVSWSLHSVPGPLVGDGFLLRLWDGARGQERRENVSSPQARTALLTGLTPGTHYQLDVRLYHCTLLGPASPPAHVLLPPSGPPAPQHLHAHALSDSEIQLMWQRPEAPAGPISKYIVEVQVAGGSGDPLWMDVDRPEETSTIVRGLNASTRYLFRVRASVQGPGDWSNVVEESTLGNGLQSEGPVQEVQAAEEGLDRQLILAVVGSASATCLTILAALLTLVCIRKSCLHRRRTFTYQSGSGEETILQFSSGTLTLTRRPKPQPEPLSYPVLEWEDITFEDLIGEGNFGQVIRAMIKKDGLKMNAAIKMLKEYASENDHRDFAGELEVLCKLGHHPNIINLLGACENRGYLYIAIEYAPYGNLLDFLRKSRVLETDPAFAREHGTASTLSSRQLLRFASDAANGMQYLSEKQTGVADPG; from the exons ATGGTCTGGCTGGTGCCCCCCTGGCTGCTCCCCATTCTCTTCCTGGCTTCTCATGTTG GCGCAGCGGGGGACCTGACACTGCTGGCCGACCTGCGCCTCACGGAGCCGCAGCGTTTCTTTCTGACCTGCGTGTCGGGGGAGGCCGGGGCGGTCAGGGGCTCGGACCCCTGGGGCGCTCCCCTGCTGCTGGAGAAGGACGACCGCATTGTGCGCACGCCCCGGCCCTGGCAGCCCCCGCACCTGGCCCGCAACGGCTCGCACCAGATCTCCCTGCGCGGCTTCTCCCAGCCCTCCGACCTCGTGGGCGTCTTCTCCTGCGTGGGCGGCGCGGGGCCGCGGCGCACGCGCGTCATCTACGTGCACAACAACCCCGGAG CCCACCTGCTCCCGGATAAGGTCACACACACAGTGAACAGAGGCGACACGGCTGTGCTTTCCGCACGTGTGCGCAAGGTGAAACAGACAGATGTGATCTGGAAAAGCAACG GATCCTACTTCCATACCCTGGACTGGCATGAGGCCCAGGATGGATGGTTCTTGCTGCATCTCACAAACGTGCAGCCACCATCAAGCGGCATCTACAGTGCCACCTACCTGGAAGCTAGCCCCCTGGGCAGTGCCTTCTTTCGGCTCATCGTGCGGG GCTGTGAGGCAGGACTCTGGGGACCAGGCTGTGCCAAGGAATGCCCAGGCTGCCTGCATGGAGGTGTCTGCCATGACCAGGACGGCGAATGTGTGTGCCCGCCTGGATTCACGGGTACCCGCTGTGAGCAGG CCTGCAGGGAGGGCCGCTTTGGGCAGAGCTGCCAGGAGCAGTGCCCAGGTACATCAGGCTGTCGTGGCCTCACCTTCTGCCTCCCAGACCCCTACGGCTGCTCCTGTGGCTCTGGCTGGAGAGGAAGCCAGTGCCAGGAAG CCTGTGCCCCTGGTCATTTTGGGGCTGATTGCCGCCTCCAGTGCCAGTGCCAGAATGGCGGTACTTGTGACCGCTTCAGCGGCTGTGTCTGCCCCTCCGGGTGGCATGGCATGCACTGTGAGAAATCAG ACCGGATCCCCCAGATCTTGGATGTGGCCTCAGAACTGGAGTTCAACTTAGAGACGATGCCCCGCATCAATTGTGCAGCCGCAGGGAACCCCTTCCCAGTACGAGGCAGCATGGAGCTCCGCAAGCCAGATGGCACCGTCCTCCTG TCTACCAAGGCCATTGTGGAGCCAGATAGGACCACAGCCGAGTTCGAGGTGCCCCCCTTGGCCCTCGGGGACAGTGGGCTCTGGGAGTGCCGCGTGTCAACATCTGGTGGCCAAGACAGTCGGCGCTTCAGGGTCAACGTCAAAG TGCCCCCTGTGGCCCTGACTGCTCCGCGGCTCCTGGCCAAGCAGAGCCGCCAACTGGTGGTATCCCCGCTGGTTTCCTTCTCTGGGGACGGACCCATTGCCTCTGTGCGCCTACACTACCGGTCCCAGGACAGCACCAGGGCCTGGTCTACCATTGTGG TGGACCCCAGTGAGAACGTGACATTAATGAACCTGAGGCCGAAGACAGAATACAGTGTCCGTGTGCAGCTGAGCCGGCCAGGGGAAGGCGGGGAGGGGGGCTGGGGGCCTCCCTCCCTCATGACCACAGACTGTCCTG AGCCCTTGTTGCAGCCATGGCTGGAGGGCTGGCATGTGGAGGGCCCTGACCGGTTGCGGGTGAGCTGGTCCTTACACTCGGTGCCTGGCCCACTGGTGGGCGATGGTTTCCTGCTGCGCCTGTGGGACGGGGCACGGGGACAGGAGCGGCGGGAGAACGTCTCGTCCCCCCAGGCCCGCACCGCCCTCCTGACGGGACTCACGCCTGGCACCCATTACCAGCTGGATGTGCGACTCTACCACTGCACCCTCCTGGGCCCCGCCTCACCACCCGCACATGTGCTTCTGCCCCCCAGTG GGCCTCCAGCCCCTCAACACCTCCATGCCCACGCCCTCTCAGACTCTGAGATCCAGCTGATGTGGCAGCGTCCAGAGGCTCCAGCAGGACCTATATCCAAGTACATTGTGgaggtgcaggtggctgggggcTCAGGAGACCCACTATGGATGGACGTGGACAGGCCTGAGGAGACAAGCACCATTGTCCGTGGCCTCAATGCCAGTACACGCTACCTCTTCCGTGTGCGGGCCAGTGTCCAGGGTCCTGGGGACTGGAGCAATGTGGTAGAAGAGTCCACTCTGGGCAATG GGCTGCAGAGCGAGGGCCCAGTCCAGGAGGTCCAGGCAGCTGAAGAGGGTCTGGACCGACAGCTGATACTAGCCGTGGTGGGCTCTGCATCTGCCACCTGCCTCACCATCCTGGCTGCCCTCTTAACCCTGGTGTGCATCCGCAAAAGCTGCCTGCATCGTAGACGCACCTTCACGTACCAGTCAGGATCG GGTGAGGAGACCATCCTGCAGTTCAGCTCGGGCACCTTGACCCTGACCCGGCGGCCAAAACCACAGCCTGAGCCCCTGAGCTACCCAGTGCTGGAGTGGGAGGACATCACCTTTGAGGACCTCATCGGGGAGGGGAACTTCGGCCAAGTCATCCGGGCCATGATCAAGAAGGATGGGCTCAAGATGAACGCAGCCATCAAGATGCTGAAAG AGTATGCCTCTGAAAATGACCACCGTGACTTTGCGGGAGAGCTGGAAGTTCTGTGCAAACTGGGGCACCATCCCAATATCATCAACCTCTTGGGGGCCTGTGAAAACCGAG gttACTTGTATATCGCTATTGAATATGCCCCCTATGGGAACCTGCTAGACTTTCTACGGAAGAGCCGGGTCCTGGAAACAGACCCAGCTTTTGCCCGGGAACATGGAACAGCCTCCACCCTCAGCTCCCGACAGCTGCTGCGCTTTGCCAGCGATGCTGCCAATGGCATGCAGTACCTGAGTGAGAAGCAG ACAGGAGTCGCTGACCCAGGATGA
- the TIE1 gene encoding tyrosine-protein kinase receptor Tie-1 isoform X1, with amino-acid sequence MVWLVPPWLLPILFLASHVGAAGDLTLLADLRLTEPQRFFLTCVSGEAGAVRGSDPWGAPLLLEKDDRIVRTPRPWQPPHLARNGSHQISLRGFSQPSDLVGVFSCVGGAGPRRTRVIYVHNNPGAHLLPDKVTHTVNRGDTAVLSARVRKVKQTDVIWKSNGSYFHTLDWHEAQDGWFLLHLTNVQPPSSGIYSATYLEASPLGSAFFRLIVRGCEAGLWGPGCAKECPGCLHGGVCHDQDGECVCPPGFTGTRCEQACREGRFGQSCQEQCPGTSGCRGLTFCLPDPYGCSCGSGWRGSQCQEACAPGHFGADCRLQCQCQNGGTCDRFSGCVCPSGWHGMHCEKSDRIPQILDVASELEFNLETMPRINCAAAGNPFPVRGSMELRKPDGTVLLSTKAIVEPDRTTAEFEVPPLALGDSGLWECRVSTSGGQDSRRFRVNVKVPPVALTAPRLLAKQSRQLVVSPLVSFSGDGPIASVRLHYRSQDSTRAWSTIVVDPSENVTLMNLRPKTEYSVRVQLSRPGEGGEGGWGPPSLMTTDCPEPLLQPWLEGWHVEGPDRLRVSWSLHSVPGPLVGDGFLLRLWDGARGQERRENVSSPQARTALLTGLTPGTHYQLDVRLYHCTLLGPASPPAHVLLPPSGPPAPQHLHAHALSDSEIQLMWQRPEAPAGPISKYIVEVQVAGGSGDPLWMDVDRPEETSTIVRGLNASTRYLFRVRASVQGPGDWSNVVEESTLGNGLQSEGPVQEVQAAEEGLDRQLILAVVGSASATCLTILAALLTLVCIRKSCLHRRRTFTYQSGSGEETILQFSSGTLTLTRRPKPQPEPLSYPVLEWEDITFEDLIGEGNFGQVIRAMIKKDGLKMNAAIKMLKEYASENDHRDFAGELEVLCKLGHHPNIINLLGACENRGYLYIAIEYAPYGNLLDFLRKSRVLETDPAFAREHGTASTLSSRQLLRFASDAANGMQYLSEKQFIHRDLAARNVLVGENLASKIADFGLSRGEEVYVKKTMGRLPVRWMAIESLNYSVYTTKSDVWSFGVLLWEIVSLGGTPYCGMTCAELYEKLPQGYRMEQPRNCDDEVYELMRQCWRDRPYERPPFAQIALQLGRMLEARKAYVNMSLFENFTYAGIDATAEEA; translated from the exons ATGGTCTGGCTGGTGCCCCCCTGGCTGCTCCCCATTCTCTTCCTGGCTTCTCATGTTG GCGCAGCGGGGGACCTGACACTGCTGGCCGACCTGCGCCTCACGGAGCCGCAGCGTTTCTTTCTGACCTGCGTGTCGGGGGAGGCCGGGGCGGTCAGGGGCTCGGACCCCTGGGGCGCTCCCCTGCTGCTGGAGAAGGACGACCGCATTGTGCGCACGCCCCGGCCCTGGCAGCCCCCGCACCTGGCCCGCAACGGCTCGCACCAGATCTCCCTGCGCGGCTTCTCCCAGCCCTCCGACCTCGTGGGCGTCTTCTCCTGCGTGGGCGGCGCGGGGCCGCGGCGCACGCGCGTCATCTACGTGCACAACAACCCCGGAG CCCACCTGCTCCCGGATAAGGTCACACACACAGTGAACAGAGGCGACACGGCTGTGCTTTCCGCACGTGTGCGCAAGGTGAAACAGACAGATGTGATCTGGAAAAGCAACG GATCCTACTTCCATACCCTGGACTGGCATGAGGCCCAGGATGGATGGTTCTTGCTGCATCTCACAAACGTGCAGCCACCATCAAGCGGCATCTACAGTGCCACCTACCTGGAAGCTAGCCCCCTGGGCAGTGCCTTCTTTCGGCTCATCGTGCGGG GCTGTGAGGCAGGACTCTGGGGACCAGGCTGTGCCAAGGAATGCCCAGGCTGCCTGCATGGAGGTGTCTGCCATGACCAGGACGGCGAATGTGTGTGCCCGCCTGGATTCACGGGTACCCGCTGTGAGCAGG CCTGCAGGGAGGGCCGCTTTGGGCAGAGCTGCCAGGAGCAGTGCCCAGGTACATCAGGCTGTCGTGGCCTCACCTTCTGCCTCCCAGACCCCTACGGCTGCTCCTGTGGCTCTGGCTGGAGAGGAAGCCAGTGCCAGGAAG CCTGTGCCCCTGGTCATTTTGGGGCTGATTGCCGCCTCCAGTGCCAGTGCCAGAATGGCGGTACTTGTGACCGCTTCAGCGGCTGTGTCTGCCCCTCCGGGTGGCATGGCATGCACTGTGAGAAATCAG ACCGGATCCCCCAGATCTTGGATGTGGCCTCAGAACTGGAGTTCAACTTAGAGACGATGCCCCGCATCAATTGTGCAGCCGCAGGGAACCCCTTCCCAGTACGAGGCAGCATGGAGCTCCGCAAGCCAGATGGCACCGTCCTCCTG TCTACCAAGGCCATTGTGGAGCCAGATAGGACCACAGCCGAGTTCGAGGTGCCCCCCTTGGCCCTCGGGGACAGTGGGCTCTGGGAGTGCCGCGTGTCAACATCTGGTGGCCAAGACAGTCGGCGCTTCAGGGTCAACGTCAAAG TGCCCCCTGTGGCCCTGACTGCTCCGCGGCTCCTGGCCAAGCAGAGCCGCCAACTGGTGGTATCCCCGCTGGTTTCCTTCTCTGGGGACGGACCCATTGCCTCTGTGCGCCTACACTACCGGTCCCAGGACAGCACCAGGGCCTGGTCTACCATTGTGG TGGACCCCAGTGAGAACGTGACATTAATGAACCTGAGGCCGAAGACAGAATACAGTGTCCGTGTGCAGCTGAGCCGGCCAGGGGAAGGCGGGGAGGGGGGCTGGGGGCCTCCCTCCCTCATGACCACAGACTGTCCTG AGCCCTTGTTGCAGCCATGGCTGGAGGGCTGGCATGTGGAGGGCCCTGACCGGTTGCGGGTGAGCTGGTCCTTACACTCGGTGCCTGGCCCACTGGTGGGCGATGGTTTCCTGCTGCGCCTGTGGGACGGGGCACGGGGACAGGAGCGGCGGGAGAACGTCTCGTCCCCCCAGGCCCGCACCGCCCTCCTGACGGGACTCACGCCTGGCACCCATTACCAGCTGGATGTGCGACTCTACCACTGCACCCTCCTGGGCCCCGCCTCACCACCCGCACATGTGCTTCTGCCCCCCAGTG GGCCTCCAGCCCCTCAACACCTCCATGCCCACGCCCTCTCAGACTCTGAGATCCAGCTGATGTGGCAGCGTCCAGAGGCTCCAGCAGGACCTATATCCAAGTACATTGTGgaggtgcaggtggctgggggcTCAGGAGACCCACTATGGATGGACGTGGACAGGCCTGAGGAGACAAGCACCATTGTCCGTGGCCTCAATGCCAGTACACGCTACCTCTTCCGTGTGCGGGCCAGTGTCCAGGGTCCTGGGGACTGGAGCAATGTGGTAGAAGAGTCCACTCTGGGCAATG GGCTGCAGAGCGAGGGCCCAGTCCAGGAGGTCCAGGCAGCTGAAGAGGGTCTGGACCGACAGCTGATACTAGCCGTGGTGGGCTCTGCATCTGCCACCTGCCTCACCATCCTGGCTGCCCTCTTAACCCTGGTGTGCATCCGCAAAAGCTGCCTGCATCGTAGACGCACCTTCACGTACCAGTCAGGATCG GGTGAGGAGACCATCCTGCAGTTCAGCTCGGGCACCTTGACCCTGACCCGGCGGCCAAAACCACAGCCTGAGCCCCTGAGCTACCCAGTGCTGGAGTGGGAGGACATCACCTTTGAGGACCTCATCGGGGAGGGGAACTTCGGCCAAGTCATCCGGGCCATGATCAAGAAGGATGGGCTCAAGATGAACGCAGCCATCAAGATGCTGAAAG AGTATGCCTCTGAAAATGACCACCGTGACTTTGCGGGAGAGCTGGAAGTTCTGTGCAAACTGGGGCACCATCCCAATATCATCAACCTCTTGGGGGCCTGTGAAAACCGAG gttACTTGTATATCGCTATTGAATATGCCCCCTATGGGAACCTGCTAGACTTTCTACGGAAGAGCCGGGTCCTGGAAACAGACCCAGCTTTTGCCCGGGAACATGGAACAGCCTCCACCCTCAGCTCCCGACAGCTGCTGCGCTTTGCCAGCGATGCTGCCAATGGCATGCAGTACCTGAGTGAGAAGCAG TTCATCCATAGGGACCTGGCTGCCCGAAATGTGCTGGTGGGAGAGAATCTGGCCTCCAAGATTGCAGATTTTGGGCTTTCTCGGGGGGAGGAGGTTTATGTGAAGAAGACAATG GGGCGTCTCCCTGTGCGATGGATGGCCATTGAGTCTCTGAACTACAGTGTCTATACCACCAAGAGTGACGT GTGGTCCTTTGGGGTCCTCCTCTGGGAGATTGTGAGCCTTG GGGGCACACCCTACTGTGGCATGACCTGCGCTGAGCTCTATGAGAAGCTCCCTCAGGGCTACCGCATGGAGCAGCCTCGGAACTGTGACGATGAAGT GTACGAGCTGATGCGACAGTGCTGGAGGGACCGCCCATACGAGCGACCCCCCTTTGCCCAGATCGCGCTGCAGCTGGGCCGAATGCTGGAAGCCAGGAAG GCCTATGTGAACATGTCGCTGTTTGAGAACTTCACCTACGCAGGCATCGATGCTACAGCTGAGGAGGCCTGA
- the TIE1 gene encoding tyrosine-protein kinase receptor Tie-1 isoform X2 encodes MLPPHLARNGSHQISLRGFSQPSDLVGVFSCVGGAGPRRTRVIYVHNNPGAHLLPDKVTHTVNRGDTAVLSARVRKVKQTDVIWKSNGSYFHTLDWHEAQDGWFLLHLTNVQPPSSGIYSATYLEASPLGSAFFRLIVRGCEAGLWGPGCAKECPGCLHGGVCHDQDGECVCPPGFTGTRCEQACREGRFGQSCQEQCPGTSGCRGLTFCLPDPYGCSCGSGWRGSQCQEACAPGHFGADCRLQCQCQNGGTCDRFSGCVCPSGWHGMHCEKSDRIPQILDVASELEFNLETMPRINCAAAGNPFPVRGSMELRKPDGTVLLSTKAIVEPDRTTAEFEVPPLALGDSGLWECRVSTSGGQDSRRFRVNVKVPPVALTAPRLLAKQSRQLVVSPLVSFSGDGPIASVRLHYRSQDSTRAWSTIVVDPSENVTLMNLRPKTEYSVRVQLSRPGEGGEGGWGPPSLMTTDCPEPLLQPWLEGWHVEGPDRLRVSWSLHSVPGPLVGDGFLLRLWDGARGQERRENVSSPQARTALLTGLTPGTHYQLDVRLYHCTLLGPASPPAHVLLPPSGPPAPQHLHAHALSDSEIQLMWQRPEAPAGPISKYIVEVQVAGGSGDPLWMDVDRPEETSTIVRGLNASTRYLFRVRASVQGPGDWSNVVEESTLGNGLQSEGPVQEVQAAEEGLDRQLILAVVGSASATCLTILAALLTLVCIRKSCLHRRRTFTYQSGSGEETILQFSSGTLTLTRRPKPQPEPLSYPVLEWEDITFEDLIGEGNFGQVIRAMIKKDGLKMNAAIKMLKEYASENDHRDFAGELEVLCKLGHHPNIINLLGACENRGYLYIAIEYAPYGNLLDFLRKSRVLETDPAFAREHGTASTLSSRQLLRFASDAANGMQYLSEKQFIHRDLAARNVLVGENLASKIADFGLSRGEEVYVKKTMGRLPVRWMAIESLNYSVYTTKSDVWSFGVLLWEIVSLGGTPYCGMTCAELYEKLPQGYRMEQPRNCDDEVYELMRQCWRDRPYERPPFAQIALQLGRMLEARKAYVNMSLFENFTYAGIDATAEEA; translated from the exons ATGTTG CCCCCGCACCTGGCCCGCAACGGCTCGCACCAGATCTCCCTGCGCGGCTTCTCCCAGCCCTCCGACCTCGTGGGCGTCTTCTCCTGCGTGGGCGGCGCGGGGCCGCGGCGCACGCGCGTCATCTACGTGCACAACAACCCCGGAG CCCACCTGCTCCCGGATAAGGTCACACACACAGTGAACAGAGGCGACACGGCTGTGCTTTCCGCACGTGTGCGCAAGGTGAAACAGACAGATGTGATCTGGAAAAGCAACG GATCCTACTTCCATACCCTGGACTGGCATGAGGCCCAGGATGGATGGTTCTTGCTGCATCTCACAAACGTGCAGCCACCATCAAGCGGCATCTACAGTGCCACCTACCTGGAAGCTAGCCCCCTGGGCAGTGCCTTCTTTCGGCTCATCGTGCGGG GCTGTGAGGCAGGACTCTGGGGACCAGGCTGTGCCAAGGAATGCCCAGGCTGCCTGCATGGAGGTGTCTGCCATGACCAGGACGGCGAATGTGTGTGCCCGCCTGGATTCACGGGTACCCGCTGTGAGCAGG CCTGCAGGGAGGGCCGCTTTGGGCAGAGCTGCCAGGAGCAGTGCCCAGGTACATCAGGCTGTCGTGGCCTCACCTTCTGCCTCCCAGACCCCTACGGCTGCTCCTGTGGCTCTGGCTGGAGAGGAAGCCAGTGCCAGGAAG CCTGTGCCCCTGGTCATTTTGGGGCTGATTGCCGCCTCCAGTGCCAGTGCCAGAATGGCGGTACTTGTGACCGCTTCAGCGGCTGTGTCTGCCCCTCCGGGTGGCATGGCATGCACTGTGAGAAATCAG ACCGGATCCCCCAGATCTTGGATGTGGCCTCAGAACTGGAGTTCAACTTAGAGACGATGCCCCGCATCAATTGTGCAGCCGCAGGGAACCCCTTCCCAGTACGAGGCAGCATGGAGCTCCGCAAGCCAGATGGCACCGTCCTCCTG TCTACCAAGGCCATTGTGGAGCCAGATAGGACCACAGCCGAGTTCGAGGTGCCCCCCTTGGCCCTCGGGGACAGTGGGCTCTGGGAGTGCCGCGTGTCAACATCTGGTGGCCAAGACAGTCGGCGCTTCAGGGTCAACGTCAAAG TGCCCCCTGTGGCCCTGACTGCTCCGCGGCTCCTGGCCAAGCAGAGCCGCCAACTGGTGGTATCCCCGCTGGTTTCCTTCTCTGGGGACGGACCCATTGCCTCTGTGCGCCTACACTACCGGTCCCAGGACAGCACCAGGGCCTGGTCTACCATTGTGG TGGACCCCAGTGAGAACGTGACATTAATGAACCTGAGGCCGAAGACAGAATACAGTGTCCGTGTGCAGCTGAGCCGGCCAGGGGAAGGCGGGGAGGGGGGCTGGGGGCCTCCCTCCCTCATGACCACAGACTGTCCTG AGCCCTTGTTGCAGCCATGGCTGGAGGGCTGGCATGTGGAGGGCCCTGACCGGTTGCGGGTGAGCTGGTCCTTACACTCGGTGCCTGGCCCACTGGTGGGCGATGGTTTCCTGCTGCGCCTGTGGGACGGGGCACGGGGACAGGAGCGGCGGGAGAACGTCTCGTCCCCCCAGGCCCGCACCGCCCTCCTGACGGGACTCACGCCTGGCACCCATTACCAGCTGGATGTGCGACTCTACCACTGCACCCTCCTGGGCCCCGCCTCACCACCCGCACATGTGCTTCTGCCCCCCAGTG GGCCTCCAGCCCCTCAACACCTCCATGCCCACGCCCTCTCAGACTCTGAGATCCAGCTGATGTGGCAGCGTCCAGAGGCTCCAGCAGGACCTATATCCAAGTACATTGTGgaggtgcaggtggctgggggcTCAGGAGACCCACTATGGATGGACGTGGACAGGCCTGAGGAGACAAGCACCATTGTCCGTGGCCTCAATGCCAGTACACGCTACCTCTTCCGTGTGCGGGCCAGTGTCCAGGGTCCTGGGGACTGGAGCAATGTGGTAGAAGAGTCCACTCTGGGCAATG GGCTGCAGAGCGAGGGCCCAGTCCAGGAGGTCCAGGCAGCTGAAGAGGGTCTGGACCGACAGCTGATACTAGCCGTGGTGGGCTCTGCATCTGCCACCTGCCTCACCATCCTGGCTGCCCTCTTAACCCTGGTGTGCATCCGCAAAAGCTGCCTGCATCGTAGACGCACCTTCACGTACCAGTCAGGATCG GGTGAGGAGACCATCCTGCAGTTCAGCTCGGGCACCTTGACCCTGACCCGGCGGCCAAAACCACAGCCTGAGCCCCTGAGCTACCCAGTGCTGGAGTGGGAGGACATCACCTTTGAGGACCTCATCGGGGAGGGGAACTTCGGCCAAGTCATCCGGGCCATGATCAAGAAGGATGGGCTCAAGATGAACGCAGCCATCAAGATGCTGAAAG AGTATGCCTCTGAAAATGACCACCGTGACTTTGCGGGAGAGCTGGAAGTTCTGTGCAAACTGGGGCACCATCCCAATATCATCAACCTCTTGGGGGCCTGTGAAAACCGAG gttACTTGTATATCGCTATTGAATATGCCCCCTATGGGAACCTGCTAGACTTTCTACGGAAGAGCCGGGTCCTGGAAACAGACCCAGCTTTTGCCCGGGAACATGGAACAGCCTCCACCCTCAGCTCCCGACAGCTGCTGCGCTTTGCCAGCGATGCTGCCAATGGCATGCAGTACCTGAGTGAGAAGCAG TTCATCCATAGGGACCTGGCTGCCCGAAATGTGCTGGTGGGAGAGAATCTGGCCTCCAAGATTGCAGATTTTGGGCTTTCTCGGGGGGAGGAGGTTTATGTGAAGAAGACAATG GGGCGTCTCCCTGTGCGATGGATGGCCATTGAGTCTCTGAACTACAGTGTCTATACCACCAAGAGTGACGT GTGGTCCTTTGGGGTCCTCCTCTGGGAGATTGTGAGCCTTG GGGGCACACCCTACTGTGGCATGACCTGCGCTGAGCTCTATGAGAAGCTCCCTCAGGGCTACCGCATGGAGCAGCCTCGGAACTGTGACGATGAAGT GTACGAGCTGATGCGACAGTGCTGGAGGGACCGCCCATACGAGCGACCCCCCTTTGCCCAGATCGCGCTGCAGCTGGGCCGAATGCTGGAAGCCAGGAAG GCCTATGTGAACATGTCGCTGTTTGAGAACTTCACCTACGCAGGCATCGATGCTACAGCTGAGGAGGCCTGA